The DNA segment TAAACCATAGCCATATTCAAAGCGATTGGGCACAATAAAATCATGGTTAGTCGAGCCAAGCAACCTTAAACCATCCATCATCAACGCCGTAGATGTGGCACCATCGGCATCAAAATCACCCACTACGATAATGCGTTTATTATCTTTAACTGCGCTAAACAGCAATTCACAAGCACTGTCTAACCCCAGTAATTGTGACGGCTTGAGCATACTTGCTGCCCCCTGTTCCAATTCATTGGGCAGGGTAATACCACGAGAGGCATATATTTGCTTTAGTACAGGGTGTAGGTGTGCTGGTAATGCCGACGTGTCGCAATGTTCTCTACGACTTATTTGCTTGTCCATAAAGGGATCTTTTTAGAGTGGAATTGGTAATAGACTACCGTATTTGCTGCTTGAATTAAATGAGATTAAATTGGAGTTTAAAATCGAATATACCTGCTATTAACTCGAAACAATAAAAAAGGCGCCCAAATGGCGCCTATTTTAAAAGCCAGTTAGATACTAACCGGCTTTCTTCACTGAATAACTTTGAAAAATTTGCTGCATTTGCTCAGGCGTTTTATACCCTGGTAGCATCATGCCATCATCTAGCATAATTGCAGGCGTGCCCGAAACACCAATTTTACGTCCAAAATCATATTGCTCAGCAACTGGTAATGCACACACCTTTTGCGCTACTTGTGCACCGCCTTTGGCGTTGGTCATTGCAGTTTGTTGATCGTCACTACACCATACGCTACGGATATCAGTGTATGATTGGCTTTGTATACCGCCACGAGGGAACGCTAAATAACGTACCGTAATACCTAAGTCGTTATAGCTACCCATTTGGTTGTGCAGTTTACGACAGTAACCACAGGTTAAGTCAGTGAAAACGGTCATTTGATATTTTTCATTTTTAGCAGGGAAAACAATCATCGAACCTTCAAATTTTTCCATGCCATCAATGCGTACTTTAGCCAAACTTTCTTCAGTTAAGCTACTGATGCCGTCAGCAGAAATTTCGTACACTTTACCTTGAATTAAAAACTTACCATCAGCACTTGTATAAAACATGCCTTGGTTTGTAAATGCTTCGTATAAGTTTTCCATTTTAGAAGGGGCAACAGATTCAACTTGCAACCCTAATTTGGCTAAACTAGCTTTAATTTTTTCTTCGTTGTTTTCAACTGCTAGACTAGGCATTGCAACCAACATAAATGATGTTGTAACAATGGCAATTAATTTTTTTAACATAACTTCAGTTCCTAATATGCTTTCCGCGATAACTGTATTTATTGGCACTCTTGTGTAAATTGCAAGAGCATTGATAAACAAGACCGGATTAAGGCGAGTAAAATTACTGGCTTATGCCATCAAATGCAAGGCAAACACATACTTTTGATAACTCTTTTGCCTAATTTTCCCAATATTGACATTTTATTTACTTATTATAGTTCATTTATCGTGATATTTAGCCGCATTACTATTTAGCATCCGCTAAATTTTCTGTTAGAATCGCGGGCAAATAAAGTACTGGAAATATCAACATAATGAAAATCGGTTTGTTCTATGGTTCAACAACTTGCTATACCGAAATGGCGGCTGAAAAAATTCAGGCGGCTATGGGTGAAGATCTCGTTGAAATATTTAACATTAAAGATGTGTCATTAAGTGACTGTTTGCAATACGACATTATTATTTTTGGTATTTCTACTTGGGATTTTGGTGAATTACAAGAAGATTGGGAATCAAGTTGGGATGATATTGCCAACTTGAATTTACAAGATAAAATTGTGGCTTTATTTGGTTTAGGCGACCAAGTTGGTTATGGGCAATGGTTTCAAGATGCGTTAGGCATGCTCCATGATCAAATCATTCCACAAGGCGCCAACGTTATTGGTTATTGGCCTAACCAAGGCTATGAATTTGAAGAGTCAAAAGCATTGACTGCCGATCAAGAGTATTTTGTAGGCTTGTCTATTGATGATGAAACTCAATATGAATTAACCGATGAACGCATTGACCAATGGTGCGAACAAATTCTTGAAGAAATTTCAGCGTTACTCTCTGACTAACTGCTATTACTGTAAAAAAGCGTAATAATTCAACTTGTTTGAAAAATATACGATATAATTACGAAACAAATACGTACAAAGCGCGATAGCGCACTAACAAAAAACCTAAGGTAAATATAATCCATGTTTAAACAGTTTGATCTTGATGATGAACTTGTTGCCGGCACCGTAAAAGCTGGTTTTAAAAAACCAACATCTATCCAAAATTTAGTCTTGCCAGAAGCAATGGCAGGTAAAGATGTATTAGCATCTGCACCTACTGGTACAGGAAAAACAGCCGCGTTTATTTTACCTTGTGCTCAACACTTATTAGATTACCCAAGAACCAAACCGGGCTTTCCAAGAGTATTAATTCTTGCGCCTACGCGCGAATTAGCTACGCAGATTTTTCAACAAGCTGAGTTATTAACCGAGTTCACCGACATCAAAATTGGATTAATTACCGGTGGTGTAAATTACGGTTCGCACAAAGAAATCCTTACACAAACAACCGATATGCTTATCGCCACCCCTGGTCGTTTAATGGATTATATTGATAACGAACAATTCGATGCCAGAGATATTGAAATATTGGTATTGGACGAAGCTGATCGCATGTTGGATATGGGTTTTTCTGACAGCATTAACCGAATTGCCGGTGAAGCTCGCTGGCGCAAGCAAACATTATTACTGTCAGCTACGTTAGCTGGAGCTGGTATTATTCGTTTTTCTAAAGACTTATTAAACGAACCTGTATTTGTAGAGTCAGATCCTTCTCGGAAAGAAAAAGCTAAAACTCATCAGTGGTTGCATTTAGCTGATAGTAAAGAGCATAAATTAAAACTGCTGTGTCATATTCTTAAACAAAAAGATGTGAAACGCGCAGTAGTTTTTGCCAATAAACGTGAAACCGTACAAATGCTTGCCGGTGTTTTACAAGGTGAAGACTTAAGCAATGCCTGGCTTGAAGGTGAAATGCCACAAGACAAGCGCAATAATGCTGTATCACGAGTAAAAGATGGCAAGGTAAATATTTTAATTGCTACCGATGTCGCCGCGCGTGGGCTAGATATTGATGACATTACGCATGTTATTAACTTTGATATGCCACGTAAGGCAGATATTTATGTACACCGTATAGGCCGAACTGGTCGTGCTGGTAAAAAAGGTACCGCTATTTCACTGGTTGAAGCACATGACATGCTATCCGTTGGAAAAATTGAACGCTTTACTGAAGAGATTTTACGCCGCCGTGTTATTGATGAACTTCGCCCAGCCTATAAAGAAGCTCGCATTCCAGTCAAAAAAAATAAGACTAAAAAAGTAGTTAAGAAAAATGCCGGGTTAACACGAAAAGCGAAAGCCGCTAAAAAAGCCAAAAAAGCGAAAAAGGCAAAGAAAAAGTCAGCCGCTAAATAACCATTATCCTTCTTAAATTTCAGACGTTAAGAGTCACCTTAACGTCTGAAACTACGTTAATTCCTTCAGTACAAGCCACCTCTCCAGTTAATAAAATGTTAAATATCGCTTTCATTTATTAGCAAACTGGGTACACTCCAATTTAAAGTCCCTAAATTGGAAAACATATGTTTCGTATTTTATGTGCATGTCTTATTGCCACCTTTTCATTATCTGCACTAGCAGATGACTCAGTTAAACAACTTTTCAAAAAGGTTAACGATGGCGTTGTAGAGCTCCACGTAACCTCTATTGCCAACCCAAAACCTGGACAAGTAAGTTATAAAGCAACATCGAGTAAGTCTTTAGGCTCGGGCGCGTTAATCAGTCCTGAAGGCAACATTCTAACGGCTGCTCATGTTGTAGGTAGAGCAACTGACATTGAAGTTATTTTTACCGACGGCAGCAAAACCTCAGGCCACGTTCTTTGGGTTGATAATTTAATCGATCTTGCAATGATACGTGCCAGAAAAGTACCTGATGACATTAAGCCGCTCAAACTTGCTAAAGATGGTGGCTACACTATTGGCGAACAAGTGATTGCCATTGGCGCCCCTTATGGCGTTAGTCACAGTTTATCTGTTGGCTATTTAAGTGGTGTACGCGACAGAGAAACCATTCCTGGTACGAACATAACGCCACGATTATTGCAAACCGACGCATCTATCAACCAAGGTAACTCTGGCGGTCCATTATTTAACCTGGATGGCGATATTATAGGCATCGTAAGCCACATCCTTTCAAAGTCTGGTGGCAGTAATGGTTTAGGCTTTGTGGTGTCGGTAGATACCATAAAAGAAGTTATCGCTTCAGAGCCAAGTGCATTTGTTGGACTTATTCCACACCTATTAAATGAAATGCAATCCAGAGCAATAAACAACCAGTACGGTTACGGTATGTTAATTCAACATGTAGTACCCGCAACATTGGCTGACAAACTTGGTTTCCAAGGCGGTTATCTGAATGTCACCATAGGCCGAACTCCGGTGTTATTAGGTGGCGACATTATTATAGAAGTAGATGGTATTAAACTGAAAAAATTAGAAAATGCGCTAGCACTTAGAGATCGTTTTTCTCATTATAAAAAAGGCGACAAAGTTAAATTTATATACCTTCGAAATGGCGTGAAAAAAGAAGTAACTTGGACTGTTGATTAGTCTGATATCAAGATAATTTAGATTGAGTAGATACTCCTTTTACTTGAATTAAAAATGGCGCTTAACTAGCGCCATTTTATTATTAATTATCCGAACAGCTTATCGAGCTTATCTTTTAGTTTATCTTTAGCTTTGTTTTCTAATTCTTTTTTCTTTTTCTTAACCACGTCCGACTTCAGAAGATTATCAAGTGATTTATCAGTGTTATTAAGTAGTGTGTCTACATCTGCAAACTCTGCGGCATCACTCTCGCTGACTTTGAGAGTCTGAGCTACTTTCTGATTTAAGCCCGATTTTAGCTGTTTTTGAAAAGTTGCAAGTTTAGCCTTGAGCTGATTAGCAATCGCCTTGGTGATTATATTATCTAAATCAGATTTAATGCCATAATTTGGCGAGCTTAACTCACCTTCAATATCAACATTCAACGAGAATTTATTCACACTATCAATTGCTGACAATAATGATCGGCCAACACTTGATGTTGATGCACCAGTAAATCTTGTGTCACTAACTTGGAATTTATTAATACTGTTTAAAGAAGTATCCACCAAATTAAATTGCCCAACCCCAGCAAGGTTCGCTGATTGCAATGCTAAAGAAAAATTGCCTTTATCGCGCAGTTTTGCATCATCAATGGGTACTTGAGAAAATTGCCAGTCACCTTTGGTAGTCGTAGTGATGTTGTCATTAAATATTTGTGTATTTATCAGTGCATCACCACCTTTTAATAAGTTTTTGCTACTAACAACGATGTTTGTTGGTATGTTTCGATGCCAATGCTCTGCGGTCAATTCAGTAATTTCAAAGTTAAAACTGCCTTGTGGTAGTTCAACTTGAAATAATGCGGTTTTAATGAGCCAAGGCGGTAGCGGGTTTTCATCGACAAAATGAATAAAGCGACCGTACGCTAGACTTTTCTCTAATTCAGCTTGTTCAGCTGATTTAGCGGCTTTATTTGAATCTAAAAAGGGCTTTATACGAACGTATAACTGCTCTGCTGTCTCATAATACCCTCGAGCTTGTTCACCAAACAAAATATGGGCAAAATCGGCGTTATCGATTTTATCTAATTGGTACTGGCTTTTTAATTGACGCCAGTCGGCATCTGGGGCTGCTTTTACATCTTTTAATGCGTTAGCAAGAACATTTTTACTTTGTTCGAGCTGCTGCTTAGATTTTTTTACCAAAGCTTTATCTTGTTTGAATTGCTTTTTAAGGACATCAAAATCGCTTTTAAGTTTATTAAAATCTTCAATAGATTTTACTTTCGTTTTCGATAATTGTTTCACCTTTGCTTCATAAGATTTTAAAACATCTTTGGATGGTAAGTTAGCTTCCAGTTGTTTTAGTTTCTGTTTTTCAGCGTTATAAGTTTGCTCTAATTGTTTACCGGCTTTAACCGTTAATAAATTACTGTCATTAAGAATATCTTTTATATCAGGTAATTGGTCTTCAATTGCTGGCATTTGTTTTTCAATGCTTTCGCCTGTTGCCTGCACCAATGACGTGTCGGCATCTCTAAATACCTCTCCGGTTTTGGCCCGTTCAACATCAAAGGATAACCCCGTAATAGACAGCTCTTCGATAAGCACTGTACCAAATAAGTATTGCCACACATCTACGCCAGCACTGGCGGATTTGAATGCAACAATGTTATGAGTCGGCTTTTCGTTGTCGGTTGCTTGCAGTTCGTTAACCGTAATAAATAACGGAGAATAATCAATATCGACACTATTAACATTAACCTCTGCACCTATATACCAACCACCTCCTTTTTCAAGGCTTAACTTTACAATTGATGGCGCAAGCATGAATAATATTGAAAATACAATTGCACACGTTGCGATAAACCCTAGGATCCCTTGCCATCGAAAATATTTACTCATTAGGCAGCTCCAGTGTTAGTTATGCTTAAATAAATACGATAAAAACGTGAGCCTTTTAATGCCTGAATGATTTTGAACTTCTCAATAAACGCTTTTACATGGTGGCGATAACGTACAATCAGATACTGACTAATTAACGCCAAAGGGATAAATAAAATTAGGGCGCTAACGAGAGAGCCTAAGGTTAAGGTATTATGGAAATGGGCTAATTTAAGCACATTAGACTGGTAAAAACTCTGCCATAAATCAGCTAAACTTGCACTGGCAAGTAAGCTCTCCCCTACACTGGCAAACAAGGGAGATAAACCTAAAGACAACAAGCTAAAACCTGCAATTGCGACAAAAAATGCACTTAAATTTACTCGCACAATAAACGCAATAAACAGCACCACAAGGTTATGCAAGCTTACAGTTGGTGTTAAGCCAATGATCATTCCCAGTGCTATTGCCAAGGCAATTTGCCTGGGAGAGCTTTCAGAATTTAGTGCTTTGAATAGTTTTGCCAGTAGAGTTAACACATTTGCTCCTTGCAGTAATCGTCTCTTAAATATTGTTGTTTAGTCTCTTAATAAAGCATATACCAAATTTAAGGGTTACACCTGCTTACGAGTAAATACCGGTACGCTATCAGTAGATAACGCTTCGTTGTAACCATAGCCAGCCACATCAAACGATTTAAGCTGCTCTACGTCGGTAATTTGATTTTCAATGATATAACGAGCCATAAAGCCACGAGCTTTTTTGGCAAAAAAACTGATCATTTTATATTGACCATTTTTCCAATCTTTAAATGCCGGGGTGATAACTGTTGCATTTAGCTCTTTCTTTTTAACCGATTTAAAGTATTCAGTAGACGCAAGATTTATTAAAACATCATCACCTTGCTCTTTTAATGCAGCATTAATATT comes from the Thalassotalea nanhaiensis genome and includes:
- the dsbC gene encoding bifunctional protein-disulfide isomerase/oxidoreductase DsbC, with amino-acid sequence MLKKLIAIVTTSFMLVAMPSLAVENNEEKIKASLAKLGLQVESVAPSKMENLYEAFTNQGMFYTSADGKFLIQGKVYEISADGISSLTEESLAKVRIDGMEKFEGSMIVFPAKNEKYQMTVFTDLTCGYCRKLHNQMGSYNDLGITVRYLAFPRGGIQSQSYTDIRSVWCSDDQQTAMTNAKGGAQVAQKVCALPVAEQYDFGRKIGVSGTPAIMLDDGMMLPGYKTPEQMQQIFQSYSVKKAG
- the fldB gene encoding flavodoxin FldB, translated to MKIGLFYGSTTCYTEMAAEKIQAAMGEDLVEIFNIKDVSLSDCLQYDIIIFGISTWDFGELQEDWESSWDDIANLNLQDKIVALFGLGDQVGYGQWFQDALGMLHDQIIPQGANVIGYWPNQGYEFEESKALTADQEYFVGLSIDDETQYELTDERIDQWCEQILEEISALLSD
- the srmB gene encoding ATP-dependent RNA helicase SrmB, with translation MFKQFDLDDELVAGTVKAGFKKPTSIQNLVLPEAMAGKDVLASAPTGTGKTAAFILPCAQHLLDYPRTKPGFPRVLILAPTRELATQIFQQAELLTEFTDIKIGLITGGVNYGSHKEILTQTTDMLIATPGRLMDYIDNEQFDARDIEILVLDEADRMLDMGFSDSINRIAGEARWRKQTLLLSATLAGAGIIRFSKDLLNEPVFVESDPSRKEKAKTHQWLHLADSKEHKLKLLCHILKQKDVKRAVVFANKRETVQMLAGVLQGEDLSNAWLEGEMPQDKRNNAVSRVKDGKVNILIATDVAARGLDIDDITHVINFDMPRKADIYVHRIGRTGRAGKKGTAISLVEAHDMLSVGKIERFTEEILRRRVIDELRPAYKEARIPVKKNKTKKVVKKNAGLTRKAKAAKKAKKAKKAKKKSAAK
- a CDS encoding S1C family serine protease; amino-acid sequence: MFRILCACLIATFSLSALADDSVKQLFKKVNDGVVELHVTSIANPKPGQVSYKATSSKSLGSGALISPEGNILTAAHVVGRATDIEVIFTDGSKTSGHVLWVDNLIDLAMIRARKVPDDIKPLKLAKDGGYTIGEQVIAIGAPYGVSHSLSVGYLSGVRDRETIPGTNITPRLLQTDASINQGNSGGPLFNLDGDIIGIVSHILSKSGGSNGLGFVVSVDTIKEVIASEPSAFVGLIPHLLNEMQSRAINNQYGYGMLIQHVVPATLADKLGFQGGYLNVTIGRTPVLLGGDIIIEVDGIKLKKLENALALRDRFSHYKKGDKVKFIYLRNGVKKEVTWTVD
- a CDS encoding TIGR03545 family protein is translated as MSKYFRWQGILGFIATCAIVFSILFMLAPSIVKLSLEKGGGWYIGAEVNVNSVDIDYSPLFITVNELQATDNEKPTHNIVAFKSASAGVDVWQYLFGTVLIEELSITGLSFDVERAKTGEVFRDADTSLVQATGESIEKQMPAIEDQLPDIKDILNDSNLLTVKAGKQLEQTYNAEKQKLKQLEANLPSKDVLKSYEAKVKQLSKTKVKSIEDFNKLKSDFDVLKKQFKQDKALVKKSKQQLEQSKNVLANALKDVKAAPDADWRQLKSQYQLDKIDNADFAHILFGEQARGYYETAEQLYVRIKPFLDSNKAAKSAEQAELEKSLAYGRFIHFVDENPLPPWLIKTALFQVELPQGSFNFEITELTAEHWHRNIPTNIVVSSKNLLKGGDALINTQIFNDNITTTTKGDWQFSQVPIDDAKLRDKGNFSLALQSANLAGVGQFNLVDTSLNSINKFQVSDTRFTGASTSSVGRSLLSAIDSVNKFSLNVDIEGELSSPNYGIKSDLDNIITKAIANQLKAKLATFQKQLKSGLNQKVAQTLKVSESDAAEFADVDTLLNNTDKSLDNLLKSDVVKKKKKELENKAKDKLKDKLDKLFG
- a CDS encoding TIGR03546 family protein, which produces MLTLLAKLFKALNSESSPRQIALAIALGMIIGLTPTVSLHNLVVLFIAFIVRVNLSAFFVAIAGFSLLSLGLSPLFASVGESLLASASLADLWQSFYQSNVLKLAHFHNTLTLGSLVSALILFIPLALISQYLIVRYRHHVKAFIEKFKIIQALKGSRFYRIYLSITNTGAA